The Agrobacterium vitis region CGCAAAACCCATCCACGGCATCAACAAGCTGTTCCGCATGGGCTGCCGTCAAACCGGGAAGCACAACATCGCGGATAAAATCACCATTGCGGCCCTTATAGTCTGCGGGCGTGGCATGGGCACCGAGATAGGTTGTGGTAACGGATATGGCGCGCTCGCTGCTGAGTTTTTTTGCTGCCCGCAGCATTTTCAACTCATCTTCCACCGTCAATCCATAACCGGATTTGACCTCAACGGTGGTGACGCCTTCCGCGATCAGGGCATCCAGACGCGGCAGCGTTTCGCGCAGCAAATCCGCCTCACTCGCCGCCCGTACCTTGGATACGGATGAGACAATGCCGCCCCCCGCCCGGGCAATTTCTTCATAGCTGGCACCTGCCAGCCGCATTTCAAATTCATTGGCGCGGTTGCCGGCATGCACCAGATGGGTGTGGCAATCCACCAGACCGGGGGTGATCCAGCGCCCCTCGCAATCAGTAACCTCGGCGGCATTCAGCAGGCTAATCGGCAGCTCTGCCATCGGGCCAGCGTAGGCAATCTGCCCATGGCGCACCATCAGCGCGGCATCTTCGATAATGCCGAGGCCCTCGCGTTGCGGATTGAGCGTTGCCAACCGCGCATTGGTGAAAATGCGATCCCGATTTGTCATGCTGATCCCTTGTTATTGCGGCTCAGGCTGCATTGCGCCTGATCGATTTTCCTATTATGTATATACTTAATGGGCCCATGCGCAAGACTGAAAAGGCGCAAGCCAGAAAATGAGAGGGGAAAGCCATGACGACACTCCACGCAAAACAGGCGCTGCTGCCGGATGGCTGGGCCAAGGATGTGCGGCTGACG contains the following coding sequences:
- the hutI gene encoding imidazolonepropionase is translated as MTNRDRIFTNARLATLNPQREGLGIIEDAALMVRHGQIAYAGPMAELPISLLNAAEVTDCEGRWITPGLVDCHTHLVHAGNRANEFEMRLAGASYEEIARAGGGIVSSVSKVRAASEADLLRETLPRLDALIAEGVTTVEVKSGYGLTVEDELKMLRAAKKLSSERAISVTTTYLGAHATPADYKGRNGDFIRDVVLPGLTAAHAEQLVDAVDGFCEGIAFSPAEMRVVFDAAQALGLPVKLHADQLSNLSGAALAAECGALSADHLEYTDAAGADAMAKASTVAVLLPGAFYFIRETKKPPVDLFRQHGTKMALATDNNPGTSPLTSLLLTMNMGATLFGMTVEECIAGVTREAARALGRLDEIGTLEAGKSADLAIWDISELSELVYRMGFNPLHQRVWRGDNA